In a genomic window of Tissierella sp. Yu-01:
- a CDS encoding HAD-IB family hydrolase yields the protein MKIKAAFFDIDGTIFRNSLMIEHFQKLITFEVIDPEVWYTKVKKVYLEWEKRYGDFEEYLEILAGVYLEELKGVDRSFIDYIAEHVIRLNGDMIYKYSRNQIAWHKDQGHKVFFISGSPDFLVSKMAEKYGATEYRGTLYEVDEDNRFTGNIVKMWDSTSKLRELNDLIDKYDVDLENSYAYGDTTGDFSMLKMVGNPIAINPNRELLEEIREDEILKNKATIIVERKNVIYKLNPLIELL from the coding sequence ATGAAAATAAAAGCAGCTTTTTTTGATATTGATGGAACAATATTTAGAAATTCACTGATGATTGAGCACTTTCAAAAACTAATAACCTTTGAAGTTATTGATCCAGAAGTTTGGTATACTAAGGTGAAAAAGGTATATTTGGAATGGGAGAAAAGATATGGTGACTTTGAAGAATATCTTGAAATACTTGCAGGAGTTTATTTAGAGGAACTAAAGGGAGTAGACAGGTCATTTATAGATTATATTGCTGAACACGTTATTAGATTAAATGGCGATATGATATATAAATACTCTAGAAATCAAATTGCATGGCATAAAGATCAAGGTCATAAAGTCTTTTTTATCTCTGGTAGCCCAGACTTTTTAGTTTCCAAAATGGCAGAGAAATATGGTGCAACAGAATATAGAGGGACTTTATATGAAGTTGATGAAGATAATAGATTTACAGGTAATATTGTTAAGATGTGGGATTCTACAAGCAAGTTGAGAGAATTAAATGATTTAATTGATAAATATGATGTTGATTTAGAAAACAGTTATGCTTATGGTGATACTACAGGAGATTTTTCTATGCTAAAAATGGTAGGTAATCCTATTGCCATAAATCCTAATCGAGAATTGTTAGAAGAAATCAGAGAAGACGAAATTCTTAAAAATAAGGCAACTATTATAGTTGAAAGGAAAAATGTAATTTATAAATTAAATCCATTAATAGAACTGCTTTAA
- the ytvI gene encoding sporulation integral membrane protein YtvI: MLDNIYIAKFKKIGIFLVVFTLIFIFFFFTLKYTLPFVLGFIIAISTKKANLYLQKKLKVSPGISAIITTTIVFAILGVAITLLVYKTTTEVILLLSKVPSIDKLSLYIERFLMEITELVGQIDPQVVSTLYGYLQGLLTGALGIGIRVLNKILSIVLSLPSMFLIAIISFIATYFISKDYSIFSKSFYSIFSIDGKAKMRSIVESAITMTLGYAKAYMLVVFITFVQTFIGFSILKINYALILSIMCALLDLLPIVGTIIIYIPLIAYNFYIGNTLVAVGLIVLYIIVTVMRQIIEPKIVSTTLDLHPILILAAIFIGLKVSGVIGMIYFISLLVAYKILVKVNVI, from the coding sequence ATGCTAGATAACATATACATTGCTAAATTCAAAAAAATCGGAATATTTTTAGTTGTCTTTACATTGATATTCATTTTTTTCTTCTTCACTTTAAAATATACCTTGCCTTTTGTCCTTGGATTTATTATTGCCATATCTACAAAAAAGGCTAATTTATACTTGCAGAAAAAGTTGAAAGTTTCCCCTGGTATTTCAGCAATTATAACTACAACAATTGTTTTTGCAATTCTTGGTGTAGCAATTACTTTGTTAGTTTACAAGACTACAACAGAAGTCATATTGTTATTGTCTAAAGTTCCAAGTATAGATAAATTATCCCTATATATAGAAAGATTTCTTATGGAAATTACTGAATTAGTAGGTCAGATTGATCCTCAGGTTGTAAGTACGTTATATGGTTATTTACAAGGATTATTAACAGGTGCATTAGGTATTGGAATCAGAGTTTTAAATAAAATTCTCTCAATAGTACTTAGCTTACCTTCAATGTTTTTAATAGCTATTATATCTTTCATAGCTACCTATTTTATATCTAAGGACTATAGTATATTTAGCAAAAGCTTCTATTCTATTTTCTCTATAGATGGAAAAGCAAAAATGAGAAGTATAGTTGAATCAGCAATAACTATGACATTAGGATATGCAAAAGCATATATGCTTGTAGTATTCATTACTTTTGTACAAACTTTTATTGGTTTTAGTATTTTAAAAATTAACTATGCTCTAATTCTAAGCATAATGTGTGCTTTACTTGATTTACTACCAATAGTGGGAACTATAATAATCTACATACCTTTAATAGCTTATAATTTTTACATTGGTAATACATTAGTAGCAGTAGGATTGATTGTTTTATATATTATTGTTACTGTAATGAGACAGATAATTGAACCCAAAATAGTATCAACTACTCTTGATTTACATCCTATTCTTATCCTTGCAGCAATCTTTATTGGACTAAAGGTAAGTGGCGTCATAGGTATGATTTATTTCATATCTTTACTGGTCGCATACAAGATTCTAGTAAAAGTTAATGTGATATAA
- a CDS encoding NCS2 family permease: protein MERFFKLRENGTNVSTEILAGATTFFAMSYIIFVNPAMLSQTGMPWGAVFIATILAAVVGTLVMALFANVPYAQAPGMGLNAFFTYTVVFGLGFTWQQALAMVFICGVVNILITVTKLRKSIIKSIPASLQNAIGGGIGIFISYIGIKSAGLLQFTSDPGHNIILDSGTVIADASAIPELVTLNSAPVLLSIIGIILTIVLLIFKVRGAILLGIVGTTIIGIPMGVVDLSQVGTTASVGQSFAELGTTIGAAFGPEGFVSLFSDPSKLPLVLMTIFAFSLSDTFDTIGTFIGTGRKSGIFSEEDEKTMETSSGFKSKMDKALFADSIATSIGALLGTSNTTTFVESAAGIGAGGRTGLTSLVTSLLFLASIFISPIAGIVPAQATAPALIIVGIMMLSSFTEINWGDFEEAVPAFFAAIFMGLAYSISYGIAAGFIFYIIVKVCKGQGKEVHPILYGASALFILNFILLAYL, encoded by the coding sequence ATGGAAAGATTCTTCAAACTTAGGGAAAATGGCACAAATGTGTCAACAGAAATTCTTGCAGGAGCAACGACTTTCTTCGCAATGTCTTATATCATCTTCGTAAACCCTGCTATGTTGTCACAAACTGGCATGCCTTGGGGTGCAGTATTTATTGCAACAATTCTAGCAGCAGTTGTAGGTACTCTTGTTATGGCTTTATTTGCTAATGTTCCATATGCTCAAGCACCAGGTATGGGTTTAAATGCATTCTTTACTTATACCGTTGTTTTTGGTTTAGGATTTACATGGCAACAAGCTTTAGCTATGGTATTTATTTGTGGTGTTGTTAATATACTTATTACTGTTACAAAACTTCGTAAATCTATAATCAAATCTATTCCTGCTAGTCTTCAAAATGCTATTGGTGGAGGTATTGGTATTTTCATTTCCTACATTGGCATTAAAAGTGCAGGTCTTTTACAATTTACTTCTGACCCAGGACACAATATAATTCTTGACAGCGGCACAGTTATAGCTGATGCAAGTGCCATTCCAGAATTAGTAACCTTAAATAGTGCGCCTGTTCTTCTTTCTATAATCGGAATTATCCTTACAATTGTTTTATTGATTTTTAAAGTTAGAGGAGCTATATTATTAGGCATTGTTGGCACTACAATTATAGGTATTCCTATGGGAGTTGTAGATTTATCACAAGTTGGTACTACAGCTAGTGTTGGTCAATCATTTGCTGAATTGGGTACAACAATTGGTGCAGCATTCGGACCAGAGGGATTCGTATCCTTATTTAGTGATCCATCAAAATTACCATTAGTATTAATGACAATATTTGCTTTTAGTCTATCAGATACATTTGATACAATAGGCACATTTATCGGGACTGGTCGTAAGAGCGGTATCTTCAGTGAAGAAGATGAAAAGACAATGGAAACAAGTTCTGGATTTAAATCCAAAATGGATAAAGCACTTTTTGCTGACTCTATTGCAACATCAATAGGTGCTTTATTAGGTACATCAAATACTACAACATTTGTTGAAAGTGCAGCTGGAATAGGTGCAGGTGGACGTACTGGTTTAACAAGCTTAGTTACTTCTTTACTATTCTTAGCAAGTATATTCATTTCACCAATAGCTGGAATAGTTCCAGCACAAGCTACGGCTCCAGCGCTAATTATTGTTGGTATAATGATGCTTTCATCATTTACAGAAATCAATTGGGGAGATTTTGAAGAAGCTGTTCCAGCATTCTTTGCAGCGATATTTATGGGGCTTGCATATAGTATCTCCTATGGAATAGCTGCTGGTTTTATATTCTATATAATTGTTAAAGTCTGTAAAGGTCAAGGAAAAGAAGTACATCCAATCCTATATGGTGCATCAGCACTATTCATATTAAACTTTATTTTATTGGCTTATCTATAA
- the cobK gene encoding precorrin-6A reductase, with product MIWIIGGTTEARELIDRLGNRRDYIATIATEGGKEFLNSDNIIIGRLNKDDMIRFAKDNDIDTIIDLSHPYAKIVTDNARCISEELGIKYLRYVRKKTVQEDDVIYLNSYGECYEYLTKVSGTIFFTTGSKNIGDFEKVRGNNRFIYRILPAIESLEICRKYNIHMKDIIAILGPFSKDFNKTMLSIYNADYCVMKDSGEVGGTIEKLDACRELGIKPIVIGRNDEIGYSNLEDIFGYI from the coding sequence ATGATTTGGATTATTGGTGGTACAACAGAAGCTAGGGAACTAATTGATAGATTAGGAAATAGAAGGGACTATATTGCCACCATAGCTACTGAAGGAGGTAAGGAGTTTTTAAATTCAGATAATATCATTATTGGTAGATTGAATAAGGATGATATGATAAGATTTGCAAAAGATAATGATATTGACACTATCATAGATCTTTCACATCCATATGCTAAAATTGTGACTGATAATGCAAGGTGTATAAGTGAAGAGCTAGGTATAAAATATCTAAGGTATGTACGTAAAAAGACAGTACAGGAAGACGATGTAATATATCTAAATTCCTACGGAGAATGCTATGAATATCTTACTAAAGTTTCTGGAACTATATTTTTTACTACAGGGTCTAAAAATATAGGAGACTTCGAAAAGGTAAGAGGCAACAATAGATTTATTTATAGAATTTTACCTGCCATTGAAAGCTTAGAAATCTGTAGAAAATATAATATCCATATGAAAGATATTATAGCCATATTAGGTCCTTTTTCTAAGGATTTTAATAAGACCATGTTGTCTATCTACAATGCAGACTATTGTGTAATGAAGGATAGTGGAGAAGTAGGTGGAACAATAGAAAAATTGGATGCCTGCAGAGAATTAGGAATTAAACCTATTGTTATCGGAAGAAATGATGAGATAGGCTATTCGAATTTGGAAGATATCTTTGGGTATATTTGA
- the cobJ gene encoding precorrin-3B C(17)-methyltransferase: MAKLYVVGIGPGGRENMTLKAVDVLKRCDVIVGYTPYIEYLGDLVDNKELISTGMKGEIERCKLAIEQVKAGKDTAIVSTGDAGLYGMAGPILELSKDVEVEIIPGVTAAFSAASELGSPIMHDYASISLSDLLTPWEVIENRLDKAAEADFVLTIYNPKSRGRKTHLERAIEIISKYRNGKTPVGIVRNSGRENTQIKITTLDNIDFDSVDMLSVLIIGNSNTYIKNNKIITPRGYEIK; encoded by the coding sequence ATGGCAAAATTATATGTAGTAGGAATTGGTCCAGGTGGACGAGAAAACATGACTCTAAAAGCAGTAGATGTACTAAAAAGGTGTGATGTTATTGTTGGTTATACCCCATATATTGAATATCTAGGGGATTTAGTAGATAATAAAGAACTTATCTCTACAGGTATGAAAGGTGAGATAGAAAGGTGTAAATTGGCCATAGAACAGGTTAAAGCAGGGAAAGATACTGCAATTGTAAGTACAGGAGATGCGGGATTATATGGGATGGCTGGTCCTATTTTAGAATTGTCAAAGGATGTAGAAGTTGAAATAATCCCTGGTGTTACAGCAGCTTTTTCAGCAGCATCTGAATTAGGCTCCCCTATAATGCATGATTATGCATCAATTAGCTTAAGTGATTTATTGACTCCATGGGAGGTAATTGAAAATAGATTGGACAAAGCTGCTGAAGCCGATTTCGTACTTACAATTTACAATCCAAAATCGAGAGGGAGAAAAACACACCTAGAAAGGGCAATAGAGATTATATCCAAGTATAGAAATGGAAAAACCCCAGTTGGCATTGTAAGAAACTCTGGTAGAGAAAATACTCAAATAAAAATTACTACCTTAGATAACATTGACTTCGATTCAGTAGATATGCTATCTGTATTAATTATAGGCAATTCCAATACCTATATTAAAAATAACAAGATTATAACACCGAGAGGATATGAAATAAAATGA
- the cbiG gene encoding cobalt-precorrin 5A hydrolase translates to MKLACLSFTDKGYVLGEQLANLHSTKYFIEHFSNSRIEGGIRSFINRSWSKYDGFIFISATGIAVRMIASYIKNKAKDPAIIVIDDMAKFVISLLSGHLGGANKVAEWIADEIGVTPVITTASDNRGIDSVDVFAQRNNYHIEDMKSVKEITSMMVNGKRIGIYTEDEKMINYDNIEIIEDLSNLDVTLDGAIIVTSVKDIGEINIPFTILRPKNINIGIGCRKGIETEVIVEAIEAALMGKNISVKSLRTIGTVEVKKFEVGIIKAAEHFGCSLKIFGIDDIEQIENKFQKSQFVKDTIGVYSVSEPCAYLLGGEMITRKSRFNGVTISISKWRKKWQNYM, encoded by the coding sequence ATGAAATTAGCTTGCCTTTCTTTTACTGATAAGGGATATGTTTTAGGTGAACAATTAGCAAATTTACATAGTACTAAATATTTCATAGAGCATTTTTCAAATTCAAGGATAGAAGGCGGAATTAGAAGTTTTATTAACAGGTCATGGTCAAAATATGATGGATTTATATTTATATCTGCAACTGGAATAGCTGTAAGGATGATTGCTTCATATATTAAAAATAAAGCAAAGGATCCAGCCATTATCGTAATCGATGATATGGCTAAATTTGTAATATCCTTATTATCTGGACATTTAGGAGGTGCAAATAAAGTAGCTGAATGGATAGCTGATGAAATAGGAGTAACACCTGTTATTACAACAGCGTCTGATAACAGAGGGATTGATTCAGTAGACGTTTTTGCACAAAGAAACAATTATCATATAGAGGATATGAAATCAGTAAAAGAAATTACATCCATGATGGTAAATGGTAAAAGGATAGGTATTTATACTGAAGATGAGAAGATGATAAATTATGACAATATAGAGATAATTGAGGATTTATCTAATTTAGATGTAACACTTGATGGTGCTATTATCGTTACATCAGTTAAAGACATAGGAGAAATCAATATTCCATTTACGATTCTTAGACCAAAGAATATTAATATTGGTATTGGATGTAGGAAGGGAATCGAAACTGAAGTAATAGTAGAAGCAATAGAAGCAGCGTTAATGGGTAAAAACATTTCTGTCAAAAGTTTAAGAACTATTGGTACCGTTGAGGTAAAAAAATTTGAAGTAGGTATTATTAAGGCTGCTGAACACTTTGGATGTTCATTAAAAATATTTGGTATAGATGATATAGAACAAATCGAGAACAAGTTTCAAAAATCTCAGTTTGTAAAGGATACAATTGGCGTATATTCAGTATCTGAACCATGTGCATACCTCCTCGGTGGAGAGATGATTACAAGAAAATCAAGATTTAACGGAGTTACTATATCAATATCGAAGTGGAGGAAAAAATGGCAAAATTATATGTAG
- the cobM gene encoding precorrin-4 C(11)-methyltransferase translates to MISFVGAGPGNVDLITIKGRRLLEEADVVIYAGSLVSKEHLEFCKKDCEIHNSASMTLEEVIDVMSEGENKGLKIVRLHTGDPTIYGAIREQMDILDSKGITYEVVPGVSSFTAACSAIKKEFTLPSVSQTVILTRIEGRTPVPKGEDLEELAKHKASMAIFLSVQDIDRVVEKLAKGYGTYETPVAVVYKATWEDEEILLGTLGDIAEKIKDKGINKMAQILVGNFIGGDYERSKLYDPGFSHKFRLSSEEMK, encoded by the coding sequence ATGATTAGCTTTGTAGGTGCAGGTCCAGGAAATGTTGACCTGATTACAATAAAGGGAAGAAGATTATTAGAAGAAGCAGATGTAGTTATTTATGCTGGAAGTTTAGTATCTAAAGAGCACCTTGAATTTTGTAAGAAAGACTGCGAAATACATAATAGTGCATCCATGACTCTAGAGGAAGTAATAGATGTAATGAGTGAAGGTGAAAACAAGGGATTAAAAATTGTAAGACTTCATACTGGTGATCCAACAATTTATGGAGCTATTAGAGAGCAAATGGATATTTTAGATTCTAAAGGTATTACTTATGAGGTAGTGCCAGGGGTTAGTTCTTTTACTGCAGCATGTTCAGCGATAAAAAAAGAATTTACCTTACCCAGTGTAAGTCAAACAGTAATCCTTACAAGAATAGAGGGTAGAACTCCAGTCCCAAAAGGTGAAGACTTAGAGGAATTAGCTAAACACAAGGCATCTATGGCTATATTCTTATCAGTCCAGGATATAGATAGAGTGGTAGAAAAATTAGCTAAAGGGTATGGAACGTATGAGACTCCAGTAGCAGTTGTTTACAAGGCAACTTGGGAAGATGAAGAAATATTATTAGGTACATTGGGAGACATTGCTGAAAAAATAAAAGACAAAGGTATAAATAAAATGGCTCAGATACTAGTTGGTAACTTTATAGGGGGAGATTACGAAAGGTCTAAACTATACGACCCAGGATTTTCACATAAGTTCAGACTCAGTTCGGAGGAAATGAAATGA
- the cbiT gene encoding precorrin-6Y C5,15-methyltransferase (decarboxylating) subunit CbiT — MKWIKDEEFVRGNIPMTKFNIRILTIGYLAIEDGDRFLDIGAGTGSISVEAALQGARVWAIEKEKEGIKLINLNSKKFNADMEIINGYAPECLPRIKFNKCFIGGSGGNLKDIFEYLEEHLEKDGVICGNFITLNNLTEFIRLLKEYNYGDIETQLIQTAYMDKIGLLKGQNPIYIVKGVKAND, encoded by the coding sequence ATGAAATGGATTAAGGATGAAGAGTTTGTCAGAGGCAATATCCCTATGACTAAGTTTAATATTAGAATACTGACTATAGGGTATTTGGCTATTGAAGATGGTGATAGGTTTTTAGATATAGGCGCTGGGACAGGTTCAATATCAGTGGAAGCGGCACTTCAGGGAGCTAGGGTCTGGGCCATTGAAAAAGAAAAAGAAGGTATCAAACTAATAAATTTAAACAGTAAAAAGTTTAATGCAGATATGGAGATTATTAACGGATATGCTCCTGAATGTTTGCCAAGAATTAAGTTTAACAAATGTTTTATTGGTGGCAGTGGAGGTAATCTCAAAGATATATTTGAGTACCTAGAAGAACACTTAGAAAAAGATGGAGTAATATGCGGGAATTTTATCACCTTAAATAATTTAACTGAATTTATAAGGTTACTTAAAGAGTATAATTACGGTGATATTGAAACTCAACTAATTCAGACTGCATATATGGATAAAATTGGGTTGCTAAAGGGACAAAACCCTATATATATTGTAAAAGGAGTGAAAGCAAATGATTAG
- the cbiE gene encoding precorrin-6y C5,15-methyltransferase (decarboxylating) subunit CbiE, whose protein sequence is MLTIAGVGPGNPRYLTIDVVERIKNADQIIAFGRVGTSIKSLREDYVQVNRVDEIISYIDDKKDCLLLASGDPNFYGIVEYLKSKEVAINQVLPGISSFQYLMARLKKSWQNANFISLHGRNGDLSKVKESKLTILLIDRNNSPSYISSELFNLRLRGTMYVGFNLSYDDEKIIKVNIGEEIEDYSSLGVVVIENEMD, encoded by the coding sequence ATGCTGACTATAGCAGGAGTTGGACCAGGAAATCCTAGGTATTTAACTATAGATGTAGTTGAAAGAATAAAAAATGCAGACCAAATAATAGCCTTTGGAAGAGTAGGGACTTCAATAAAGTCTTTAAGAGAAGATTATGTACAAGTTAATAGAGTAGATGAAATCATCAGTTATATAGATGATAAAAAAGATTGTCTACTTTTAGCATCTGGTGACCCTAACTTCTATGGAATAGTTGAATACCTTAAAAGTAAGGAAGTAGCCATAAATCAGGTTTTACCAGGAATATCATCTTTTCAATATTTGATGGCTAGACTTAAGAAATCCTGGCAGAATGCCAACTTTATTTCATTACATGGAAGGAATGGAGACTTAAGTAAAGTTAAGGAAAGTAAGCTTACAATATTACTAATAGATAGGAATAATAGTCCATCCTACATCTCCAGTGAACTATTTAACCTAAGGCTAAGAGGAACTATGTATGTAGGTTTTAATCTATCCTATGATGATGAGAAAATAATCAAAGTAAATATCGGTGAGGAAATTGAAGACTATTCCTCCCTTGGAGTGGTGGTAATTGAAAATGAAATGGATTAA
- the cbiD gene encoding cobalt-precorrin-5B (C(1))-methyltransferase CbiD yields MSKLDMFVIKEGKRLRCGYTTGSCATAAAKAAATMLETGESINYVEIDTPASVSLKLEVHNQTITDDYVSCSIIKDAGDDPDNTDGIEIFARVSRRNDHSIVIDGGQGIGKITRKGLFGEIGQAAINPVPRKMIESEVRKVSEVSGYDVLIYAPQGEIIGKKTFNPYIGIEGGISIIGSKGIVYPMSEEALLKTIYMEIDMLEQKYGNKHIVLVPGNYGEEISDTLGLNKPRVKVSNYLGDSLLYVYNKGFKSITLVGHIGKFSKLSIGVFNTHSKVCDGRMEAFIYYLALMGAPMDVLNRVNKAITAEEGLNICIEEGYGSIVKEMEKGAEDRIRRYLKDENLNVKVIIYSMERGVEIC; encoded by the coding sequence GTGTCTAAATTAGATATGTTTGTCATAAAAGAAGGTAAAAGATTAAGATGTGGATATACAACTGGAAGCTGTGCAACTGCTGCTGCAAAGGCGGCTGCAACTATGTTGGAGACTGGGGAATCAATTAATTATGTAGAAATAGATACTCCTGCAAGTGTGAGTCTAAAGCTAGAAGTGCATAATCAGACTATTACTGATGATTATGTATCTTGCTCTATAATAAAAGATGCAGGTGATGATCCTGACAATACCGATGGTATTGAGATATTTGCAAGGGTTAGTAGAAGAAATGATCACAGCATAGTAATAGACGGAGGACAGGGTATAGGAAAAATTACACGAAAAGGATTATTTGGAGAAATTGGGCAAGCGGCAATAAATCCTGTACCTAGAAAAATGATTGAATCTGAAGTAAGAAAAGTCAGTGAAGTCTCTGGATATGATGTCTTGATATACGCACCACAAGGTGAAATCATTGGGAAAAAGACCTTTAATCCTTATATAGGAATTGAAGGAGGCATATCAATTATAGGTTCAAAAGGTATAGTTTATCCAATGAGTGAAGAGGCTCTATTAAAAACTATATATATGGAAATAGACATGCTAGAACAAAAATATGGTAATAAACATATTGTCTTAGTTCCGGGAAATTACGGAGAAGAGATATCAGATACCCTGGGATTAAATAAGCCAAGGGTTAAGGTTTCGAATTATCTAGGAGATAGCCTACTGTATGTATATAATAAGGGATTCAAATCGATTACATTAGTAGGTCATATAGGAAAATTTTCAAAGCTTTCTATTGGAGTATTTAATACTCATAGTAAAGTTTGTGATGGAAGAATGGAAGCTTTTATTTATTATTTAGCTTTAATGGGAGCGCCAATGGATGTTTTAAATAGAGTGAATAAAGCCATAACCGCAGAGGAAGGACTAAATATCTGCATTGAAGAAGGATATGGTAGCATAGTAAAAGAAATGGAAAAGGGTGCTGAAGATAGAATAAGGCGATACTTAAAGGATGAAAACTTAAATGTTAAGGTAATTATTTATTCCATGGAACGAGGTGTTGAAATATGCTGA
- a CDS encoding precorrin-8X methylmutase produces the protein MYIKNPMDIENKSMDIIDEVMGDTSFNEEEMIIAKRMIHTTGDFEYRKIITFQNDFIAEAKKAIQSGSRIFTDTKMAYTGINKPALAKANSELRCFIDDERVFKMSKEKYTTRSACAVDLAVEEGIDIFVIGNAPTALYRVLELVKEGKLVPKFVVGVPVGFVGAAESKEYLREFDIPAISTVGNKGGSNVAASIINALLYMVVGR, from the coding sequence ATGTATATTAAAAACCCGATGGATATAGAAAATAAAAGTATGGATATTATAGATGAAGTAATGGGTGATACATCTTTTAATGAAGAAGAGATGATTATTGCCAAAAGAATGATACATACTACTGGAGATTTCGAATATAGAAAGATAATCACTTTCCAGAATGATTTTATTGCAGAAGCTAAAAAGGCAATTCAAAGTGGCTCAAGAATATTTACTGATACTAAAATGGCATATACAGGTATAAATAAACCTGCTTTAGCAAAGGCAAACAGTGAACTTAGATGCTTTATAGATGATGAACGGGTATTTAAAATGTCTAAGGAAAAGTACACAACAAGATCTGCCTGTGCAGTAGATTTAGCTGTTGAAGAGGGAATAGACATATTCGTAATCGGTAATGCTCCTACAGCTCTATACCGTGTTCTTGAGTTAGTAAAGGAAGGGAAATTAGTTCCTAAATTCGTAGTTGGAGTACCTGTTGGATTTGTAGGGGCGGCTGAATCTAAGGAATATTTAAGAGAGTTTGATATCCCGGCTATATCAACGGTAGGAAATAAGGGTGGTAGCAATGTTGCAGCCTCCATAATCAATGCCCTATTATATATGGTAGTAGGCAGGTAA
- a CDS encoding sirohydrochlorin cobaltochelatase encodes MKKGIIVTSFGTTYEETRIKCIESIENRIKSEFPDAVVKRAFTSRMVINKLKMRDNYHVDTPTESLVRMKEEGIKDIYIQPLLIIEGLEYEKILREARDFLKENQDCNISIGKPLLSSDLDYERVVDGLNLVDKDEAIVFMGHGSSHETDISYDKLENTTNENGYKNVFFGTVEGEKTIEEVVEKLIGKNIKKILLKPFMLVAGDHAINDMASDEDDSWKSILKKNGISVTAEVIGLGENERIQDVFIDHLKEIYY; translated from the coding sequence ATGAAAAAAGGAATAATAGTTACAAGTTTTGGTACAACCTATGAGGAAACAAGAATTAAGTGTATTGAATCGATTGAAAACAGAATAAAGTCAGAATTCCCTGATGCTGTAGTTAAAAGAGCCTTTACTTCTAGAATGGTCATAAACAAATTAAAGATGAGAGATAATTATCATGTAGATACACCTACGGAAAGCTTGGTAAGGATGAAAGAAGAAGGGATAAAGGATATTTATATCCAGCCTTTACTTATAATAGAGGGTTTAGAGTATGAAAAGATATTGAGAGAAGCAAGAGATTTTTTAAAGGAAAATCAAGACTGCAATATCTCTATAGGTAAACCATTATTATCATCCGATTTAGACTATGAAAGGGTAGTAGATGGTCTAAATTTAGTAGATAAAGATGAAGCCATAGTATTTATGGGACATGGTTCTAGCCATGAAACTGATATTTCCTATGATAAGTTAGAAAATACTACAAATGAAAATGGATATAAAAATGTGTTCTTTGGTACGGTTGAAGGTGAAAAAACCATTGAAGAAGTAGTAGAAAAATTAATAGGAAAGAATATAAAAAAGATATTGCTAAAACCATTTATGCTTGTAGCAGGGGATCATGCAATAAATGATATGGCATCTGATGAAGATGACTCTTGGAAGAGCATTTTGAAGAAAAATGGAATTTCTGTTACAGCAGAAGTAATAGGATTAGGTGAAAATGAAAGAATTCAGGATGTTTTTATTGATCATCTGAAAGAAATATATTACTAA